Proteins found in one Cotesia glomerata isolate CgM1 unplaced genomic scaffold, MPM_Cglom_v2.3 scaffold_22, whole genome shotgun sequence genomic segment:
- the LOC123274102 gene encoding uncharacterized protein LOC123274102, producing the protein MSIDIFGRSLKNGDGVSGPPGPRGQGFKITTDGQYDIESRRLCNVDNPISVNDAATVQFVKKELSVMYNSFMTEQSEVISHLHSQVFAWTVPIKRKTGVEVTSAMKSVLEQGRVPKNLHVDQGKEFYNTEFKKLMKRHDINLYSTYSNMKASIVERFNRTLKTKMWREFSARGSYKWIDMLAELVNIYYNTKHRTIKMKPIDVTKTQEWSLLENIYIPMKSQSSKRKKNRFKVGDVVRISKYKHVFEKGYTPNWTTELFTVTKVRNTDPVTYELEDWIGIPIKGGFYNEELSKAKYSDIFLVEKVLKKRGNKLYLKWLGFDSKHNSWIDETDM; encoded by the exons ATGAGCATTGATATATTTGGACGATCGTTGAAAAATGGTGATGGAGTCAGCGGACCACCAGGACCACGTGGACAAGGTTTCAAAATAACTACTGATGGACAATATGATATAGAGAGTAGGAGACTGTGTAATGTTGATAATCCTATAAGTGTTAATGATGCAGCAACTGtacaatttgtaaaaaaagaaCTGTCTGTAATGTATAACAGTTTCATGACAGAACAATCAGAAGTCATTTCACATTTGCACTCCCAAGTG TTTGCGTGGACAGTTCCAATCAAAAGGAAGACAGGTGTTGAAGTCACCAGTGCTATGAAGTCTGTGCTTGAGCAGGGAAGAGTTCCCAAAAATTTACATGTTGATCAGGGTAAAGAGTTTTACAATACAGAATTTAAAAAGCTCATGAAACGTCACGACATCAATTTATATTCAACATATTCAAACATGAAAGCGAGTATAGTTGAGAGATTCAATCGAAccttaaaaactaaaatgtgGCGAGAATTCTCAGCTCGTGGAAGTTACAAATGGATTGATATGCTTGCTGagttggtaaatatttactataATACTAAACATCgcacaataaaaatgaaacctATTGATGTAACTAAGACTCAGGAATGGTCATTGctggaaaatatttatataccaATGAAATCTCAATCATcaaagaggaaaaaaaatagatttaaagTTGGAGATGTAGTCCGCATAAGCAAGTACAAGCATGTATTTGAGAAAGGTTATACACCAAACTGGACAACTGAACTATTCACAGTTACAAAAGTGCGAAACACAGATCCGGTTACGTATGAGCTGGAAGACTGGATTGGTATACCAATTAAAGGTGGATTTTACAACGAAGAACTCAGCAAAGCCAAGTACTCAGATATTTTCCTCGTtgagaaagttttaaaaaaacgtGGAAATAAATTGTATCTGAAATGGTTGGGCTTTGATAGTAAACACAATAGCTGGATTGATGAAACtgatatgtaa
- the LOC123274106 gene encoding uncharacterized protein LOC123274106, translated as MSQQTRFEIPSRRTITGILQDDAKVVCKGPQETIEIRDIDEETTKEEIQAALKEEVGKDHEIPLEGIKIRKAFRGTQTAAVTLPMTIARKLVEGTGKIHVGWVNCRIKATTRPIQCFKCWHFGHVGPQCKSQVDRSKLCIRCGQEGHRIADCKILPSVQYVLTSKEQRTWLTMPAPTDARYIRRRSRS; from the exons ATGTCCCAGCAGACCAGGTTCGAAATACCGTCGAGAAG GACCATCACAGGAATTCTTCAAGACGATGCTAAGGTAGTCTGTAAAGGTCCACAGGAGACCATTGAGATTCGAGACATCGACGAAGAAACGACGAAGGAAGAGATCCAGGCCGCCCTGAAAGAGGAAGTTGGAAAAGATCATGAGATACCTCTAGAAGGAATAAAAATCCGTAAGGCTTTCAGAGGTACGCAGACGGCTGCAGTCACTTTACCTATGACCATCGCGCGAAAATTAGTGGAAGGAACCGGCAAGATCCATGTCGGGTGGGTTAACTGCCGAATCAAAGCGACGACGAGACCTATccaatgctttaaatgctggcactttggacatGTTGGGCCCCAATGTAAAAGCCAAGTAGACCGATCTAAACTCTGCATCAGATGTGGACAAGAAGGGCACCGTATCGCGGACTGTAAAATTCTGCCAAGTGTGCAATATGTGCTGACCAGCAAGGAGCAAAGGACGTGGCTCACCATGCCGGCACCTACAGATGCCCGGTATATCAGGAGGCGctccagaagttga